The following proteins are co-located in the Micromonospora viridifaciens genome:
- a CDS encoding DUF4383 domain-containing protein — MTNAMAHSRGRRNPADGRAPARQASATVGVLFLIIGVFGFIPGITSNFHDLYWAGHESGAELFGVFQVSVLHNFVHLIFGVAGLAMSRTVSGARTFLVGGGAIYVILWLYGLVINRGTSVNFIPVNLADNWLHFGLGVGMIALGLLTVRNRDRR, encoded by the coding sequence ATGACGAACGCGATGGCGCACTCGCGCGGGCGGCGCAATCCGGCCGACGGCCGCGCCCCGGCGCGCCAGGCCTCCGCGACCGTCGGGGTGCTCTTCCTGATCATCGGGGTGTTCGGCTTCATCCCGGGGATCACCAGCAACTTCCACGACCTCTACTGGGCCGGGCACGAGTCGGGCGCGGAGCTGTTCGGCGTGTTCCAAGTGTCGGTGCTGCACAACTTCGTACACCTGATCTTCGGCGTCGCCGGCCTGGCGATGTCCCGGACGGTTTCCGGGGCCCGCACCTTCCTGGTCGGCGGCGGGGCGATCTACGTCATCCTCTGGCTCTACGGGCTGGTGATCAACCGCGGCACGTCGGTGAACTTCATCCCGGTCAATCTCGCCGACAACTGGCTGCACTTCGGGCTCGGCGTCGGGATGATCGCGCTCGGGCTGCTCACCGTACGCAACCGAGACCGGCGTTGA
- a CDS encoding Gfo/Idh/MocA family protein translates to MRTCRVGLVGAGGVARRHARVLTGFGDVELLGVTDVDPDAARALAGAHGGRAFVDVADLLAAGPDAVYVCVPPFAHGPVEELVIEAGVPMFVEKPVAVDLETAERIAALVERRRLLTAVGHHWRYLHVVQQARELLADRPVRMVNGAWLDKVPPVPWWARCDRSGGPVVEQAAHVLDLIRLLAGEVTEVTAYGDGSPPPVAGADIDSVTAATLRFATGAVGTLSAACVLGWKHRAGLEILADGLALALAEDGLLIRDADGERQLPADPDGARVAVDRAFVDAVRGVGDDVRVPYAEALRTQRLALAVAESARAGRAVALPTGPAARLTAPVADTAPVETTLPGVTIDA, encoded by the coding sequence ATGCGCACGTGCCGGGTGGGACTGGTGGGAGCCGGCGGGGTGGCGCGACGCCACGCCCGAGTGCTGACCGGCTTCGGGGACGTGGAGCTGCTCGGGGTGACCGACGTCGACCCGGACGCGGCGCGGGCGCTGGCCGGCGCGCACGGCGGCCGGGCCTTCGTCGACGTGGCGGACCTGCTCGCCGCCGGCCCTGACGCGGTGTACGTGTGCGTGCCGCCGTTCGCCCACGGCCCGGTGGAGGAGCTGGTGATCGAGGCCGGCGTGCCGATGTTCGTGGAGAAGCCGGTGGCGGTGGACCTGGAGACCGCGGAGCGGATCGCGGCGCTGGTCGAGCGGCGGCGGCTGCTCACCGCGGTCGGCCACCACTGGCGCTATCTGCACGTGGTGCAGCAGGCCCGGGAGCTGCTGGCCGACCGCCCAGTGCGGATGGTCAACGGCGCCTGGCTGGACAAGGTGCCGCCGGTGCCGTGGTGGGCCCGGTGCGACCGGTCCGGCGGGCCGGTCGTCGAACAGGCCGCGCACGTGCTGGACCTGATCCGGCTGCTGGCCGGCGAGGTGACCGAGGTGACGGCGTACGGCGACGGCAGCCCGCCGCCGGTGGCGGGCGCCGACATCGACTCGGTCACCGCGGCCACCCTGCGCTTCGCCACCGGCGCGGTCGGCACCCTCTCCGCCGCCTGCGTGCTGGGCTGGAAGCACCGGGCCGGCCTGGAGATCCTCGCCGACGGGCTGGCGCTGGCGCTGGCCGAGGACGGCCTGCTGATCCGCGACGCCGACGGGGAACGGCAGCTGCCCGCCGACCCGGACGGCGCCCGGGTCGCCGTCGACCGGGCATTCGTCGACGCCGTCCGGGGCGTCGGTGACGACGTCCGCGTCCCGTACGCCGAGGCGCTGCGCACCCAGCGGCTCGCCCTCGCGGTGGCCGAGTCCGCGCGGGCCGGACGCGCCGTGGCGCTGCCCACCGGGCCGGCCGCCCGGCTCACCGCGCCGGTTGCCGACACGGCCCCGGTCGAGACGACCCTGCCGGGGGTGACCATCGATGCGTGA
- a CDS encoding glycosyltransferase: protein MSLTVLMNAGPWLSVPPPGYGGIENVVATLVPELRRLGVRVVLASVETSTLPVDEKIWVFPDGQFHALQRPYNQVCGVSQAHLNGVVRALHTRDDIDLVHDHVEAVGLATMAAMGPDGPPVLHTLHWDLAKHPELYGNLDGGDRVRVNGVSAAQLARAPRALREYSVGHVHLSTPLAVDADRRPPVEKGDHVVVLGRINPGKGQDLGARLARQVGFPLVLAGPVGPYHRPADLAAAGEEARQNPDVRFFYEQVAPYVDGDLVRWVGTVAGRERDELLARARVALFPLRWEEPGGTAVVEALSLGTPVAAVARGCLPELVEHGRTGLLTTDEEELGELVLAAGLLDPDECRREAATRFTPAVMAEQYISRYEQVRQLAPPPLLAA, encoded by the coding sequence ATGAGCCTCACGGTACTGATGAACGCGGGTCCCTGGTTGTCCGTGCCGCCGCCCGGCTACGGCGGGATCGAGAACGTGGTCGCCACCCTGGTACCGGAGCTGCGCCGGCTCGGCGTACGGGTGGTGCTCGCCTCGGTGGAGACCAGCACCCTGCCGGTCGACGAGAAGATCTGGGTCTTCCCCGACGGGCAGTTCCACGCCCTGCAACGGCCGTACAACCAGGTCTGCGGGGTGTCCCAGGCGCACCTCAACGGGGTGGTGCGGGCGCTGCACACCCGCGACGACATCGATCTGGTGCACGACCACGTGGAGGCGGTCGGGCTGGCCACCATGGCGGCGATGGGGCCGGACGGCCCGCCGGTGCTGCACACCCTGCACTGGGACCTGGCCAAGCATCCGGAGCTCTATGGCAACCTCGACGGCGGCGACCGGGTACGGGTCAACGGGGTCTCCGCGGCGCAGCTGGCCCGGGCGCCCCGCGCCCTGCGGGAGTACTCGGTCGGGCACGTGCACCTGTCCACGCCGCTGGCGGTCGACGCCGACCGCCGGCCGCCGGTGGAGAAGGGCGACCACGTGGTCGTCCTGGGCCGGATCAACCCGGGTAAGGGACAGGACCTGGGCGCCCGGCTGGCCCGGCAGGTCGGCTTCCCGCTGGTGCTCGCCGGCCCGGTCGGGCCGTACCACCGGCCGGCGGACCTCGCCGCGGCGGGCGAGGAGGCCCGGCAGAACCCGGACGTGCGCTTCTTCTACGAGCAGGTCGCCCCGTACGTCGACGGGGACCTGGTCCGCTGGGTCGGCACGGTCGCCGGCCGGGAGCGGGACGAGCTGCTCGCCCGGGCACGGGTGGCCCTCTTCCCGCTGCGCTGGGAGGAGCCGGGCGGCACCGCGGTGGTCGAGGCGCTCTCCCTCGGCACCCCGGTGGCGGCCGTCGCCCGCGGCTGCCTGCCGGAGCTGGTCGAGCACGGCCGCACCGGCCTGCTCACCACCGACGAGGAGGAGCTCGGCGAACTGGTGCTGGCGGCCGGTCTGCTCGACCCGGACGAGTGCCGCCGCGAGGCGGCCACCCGGTTCACCCCGGCGGTGATGGCCGAGCAGTACATCAGCCGGTACGAGCAGGTCCGCCAGCTCGCCCCGCCTCCGCTCCTGGCGGCGTGA
- the secA2 gene encoding accessory Sec system translocase SecA2 encodes MGVSQRLKSRFRRFLQRPGTTVDLAPLEKLLPAIEAREAELEKLTDAELTEAAGQAQGYEEICAIGREAARRGLDQRPYDVQLLGAMALLSGKVAEMATGEGKTLTATIAAYGHVRMGNGPVHVLTVNDYLARRDAEWMGPVYTLLGLTVGWVNEASTPEERRAAYACDVTYVAVSEAGFDFLRDQLVTDLADRVQPPLKTAIVDEADSILIDEARVPMVLAGAVPGEQDPVHAAAALVRGLRKGKHYTIAEDGRSVAFTSAGLATVEAKLGGIDLYDEEHVGQLSAVNVALHAHALLHRDVDYIVREGSVELIDEMRGRVAQRRRWPDGLQAAVEAKEGLDATAEGEVLGTIAVQAFIALYPMVCGMTATAVLVGDQLREFFNLEVAVIPPNTPCVREDEPDRIYATRAEKEEALIDEIKRCHEAGRPVLVGTLDVKESEGLAAGLHAAGVPCVVLNAKNDDEEAAIIAEAGAYGAVTVSTQMAGRGVDIRLGGSDQADRERVADLGGLYVIGSGRHDSRRVDDQLRGRAGRQGDPGGSIFFVSLEDDLVVRHAGDTVPASPRMNADGLVTDPQVDYAVEHAQRVAEGVNHEIHRNTWRYSVVIEQQRKALAERRERLLTSDIAALMLLERCPEKAGEMDEDLLADVARKIALYHLDRLWAEHLAELSEVREGVHLRALGRLDPLDEFHRSAVPAFNALVPEIETRTIATFEETEFSDGWEPDAAKLVRPSATWTYLVHDNPFGSELDRLIASVGRRLISGSR; translated from the coding sequence ATGGGTGTGTCGCAACGGTTGAAGAGCAGGTTCCGGCGGTTCCTCCAGCGCCCGGGGACGACGGTCGACCTGGCCCCGCTGGAGAAGCTGCTGCCGGCGATCGAGGCCCGCGAGGCGGAGCTGGAGAAGCTCACCGACGCCGAGCTGACCGAGGCCGCCGGGCAGGCGCAGGGGTACGAGGAGATCTGCGCCATCGGCCGCGAGGCGGCCCGCCGCGGCCTCGACCAGCGGCCGTACGACGTCCAGCTGCTCGGCGCGATGGCCCTGCTCTCCGGCAAGGTCGCCGAGATGGCCACCGGTGAGGGCAAGACGCTCACCGCGACCATCGCCGCGTACGGGCACGTCCGGATGGGCAACGGCCCGGTGCACGTGCTCACCGTCAACGACTACCTGGCCCGCCGCGACGCCGAGTGGATGGGGCCGGTCTACACCCTGCTCGGGCTCACCGTCGGCTGGGTCAACGAGGCGTCCACCCCCGAGGAGCGGCGCGCCGCGTACGCCTGCGACGTCACCTACGTCGCGGTCAGCGAGGCCGGTTTCGACTTCCTCCGCGACCAGCTCGTCACCGACCTCGCCGACCGGGTCCAGCCGCCGCTGAAGACCGCCATCGTCGACGAGGCCGACTCGATCCTCATCGACGAGGCCCGGGTGCCGATGGTGCTCGCCGGCGCGGTCCCCGGCGAGCAGGACCCGGTGCACGCGGCCGCCGCGCTGGTCCGCGGCCTGCGCAAGGGCAAGCACTACACGATCGCCGAGGACGGCCGCAGCGTGGCCTTCACCTCCGCCGGCCTGGCCACCGTCGAGGCCAAGCTCGGCGGCATCGACCTGTACGACGAGGAGCACGTCGGGCAGCTCTCCGCGGTCAACGTGGCGCTGCACGCGCACGCCCTGCTGCACCGGGACGTGGACTACATCGTCCGGGAGGGCTCGGTCGAGCTGATCGACGAGATGCGCGGCCGGGTGGCCCAGCGCCGCCGCTGGCCGGACGGGCTGCAGGCGGCGGTCGAGGCGAAGGAGGGCCTGGACGCCACGGCCGAGGGCGAGGTGCTGGGCACCATCGCCGTGCAGGCGTTCATCGCGCTCTACCCGATGGTCTGCGGGATGACCGCGACCGCGGTGCTCGTCGGCGACCAGCTGCGCGAGTTCTTCAACCTCGAGGTGGCGGTGATCCCGCCAAACACCCCGTGCGTCCGCGAGGACGAGCCGGACCGCATCTACGCCACCCGGGCCGAGAAGGAGGAGGCGCTGATCGACGAGATCAAGCGCTGCCACGAGGCGGGCCGCCCGGTGCTGGTCGGCACCCTCGACGTGAAGGAGTCGGAGGGCCTGGCGGCCGGCCTGCACGCGGCCGGGGTGCCGTGCGTGGTCCTCAACGCCAAGAACGACGACGAGGAGGCGGCGATCATCGCCGAGGCCGGCGCGTACGGCGCGGTGACCGTCTCCACCCAGATGGCCGGCCGGGGCGTCGACATCCGCCTGGGCGGCAGCGACCAGGCCGACCGGGAGCGGGTGGCCGACCTGGGCGGCCTCTACGTGATCGGCAGCGGCCGGCACGACAGCCGCCGGGTCGACGACCAGCTCCGCGGCCGGGCCGGCCGGCAGGGCGACCCGGGCGGGTCGATCTTCTTCGTCAGCCTGGAGGACGACCTGGTCGTCCGGCACGCCGGCGACACCGTCCCGGCCTCGCCCCGGATGAACGCCGACGGCCTGGTCACCGACCCCCAGGTCGACTACGCGGTGGAGCACGCCCAGCGGGTCGCCGAGGGCGTCAACCACGAGATCCACCGCAACACCTGGCGCTACAGCGTCGTGATCGAGCAGCAGCGCAAGGCCCTGGCCGAGCGCCGGGAACGGCTGCTCACCAGCGACATCGCCGCGCTGATGCTGCTCGAGCGGTGCCCGGAGAAGGCCGGCGAGATGGACGAGGACCTGCTCGCCGACGTGGCGCGGAAGATCGCGCTCTACCACCTGGACCGGCTCTGGGCCGAGCACCTGGCCGAGCTCTCCGAGGTGCGCGAGGGCGTGCACCTGCGGGCGCTTGGCCGACTCGACCCGCTGGACGAGTTCCACCGCAGCGCCGTCCCGGCGTTCAACGCGCTCGTCCCCGAGATCGAGACCCGCACCATCGCCACCTTCGAGGAGACCGAGTTCTCCGACGGCTGGGAGCCGGACGCCGCGAAGCTGGTGCGGCCGAGCGCCACCTGGACGTACCTGGTGCACGACAACCCGTTCGGCTCGGAGCTGGACCGGCTGATCGCCTCGGTGGGCCGCCGGCTGATCTCCGGGTCCCGCTGA
- a CDS encoding zinc-binding dehydrogenase, producing MRDRVVVVSGPGAVELVEQDAAEVRPGAFRVETRYSGVSAGTELSYVKGTNPYLNVTWNADLGLFQPGAASAPYPVTRLGYMQVGRVVESRTPAVPVGAVGAMTYGHRSGYVADPLAERFVPLPDDLDPLLGVYVAHMGPICANGLLHAAADLYGTDVRSLGDGVRGRRVAVVGSGVVALLTALFARRHGAASVVVLDPTPARREVAEALGLETLDPAADDPAVLLKTRWHHAAGDRGADVVFQCRGQAWALQLALRLLRPQGTVIDLAFYQSGADEVRLGEEFHHNGLSLRCAQIGRVPRGLAPTWDRERLSAETIELLRQYGDLVREHLVTAVVPLDEAPALLIDLAERRRQELQVILSG from the coding sequence ATGCGTGACCGGGTGGTGGTGGTCAGCGGACCGGGCGCGGTCGAGCTGGTCGAGCAGGACGCGGCCGAGGTGCGCCCCGGCGCCTTCCGGGTGGAGACCCGCTACAGCGGCGTCTCCGCCGGCACCGAGTTGAGCTACGTCAAGGGCACCAACCCCTACCTCAACGTCACCTGGAACGCCGACCTCGGGCTCTTCCAGCCGGGCGCGGCGAGCGCCCCGTACCCGGTGACCCGGCTCGGCTACATGCAGGTCGGCCGGGTGGTGGAGAGTCGTACCCCGGCGGTCCCGGTGGGCGCGGTGGGGGCGATGACGTACGGCCACCGCAGCGGGTACGTGGCCGACCCGCTCGCCGAGCGCTTCGTCCCGCTCCCCGACGACCTCGACCCGCTGCTCGGCGTCTACGTCGCGCACATGGGCCCGATCTGCGCCAACGGCCTGCTGCACGCCGCCGCCGACCTGTACGGGACCGACGTACGCTCGCTCGGCGACGGGGTTCGCGGCCGGCGGGTGGCGGTGGTCGGCAGCGGGGTGGTCGCGCTGCTCACCGCGCTCTTCGCCCGGCGGCACGGCGCCGCCTCGGTGGTGGTGCTCGACCCCACCCCCGCCCGGCGCGAGGTGGCCGAGGCGCTCGGTCTGGAGACGCTGGATCCGGCGGCGGACGACCCGGCGGTGCTGCTCAAGACCCGGTGGCACCACGCCGCCGGCGACCGGGGCGCCGACGTGGTCTTCCAGTGCCGGGGCCAGGCGTGGGCGCTGCAGCTCGCGCTGCGCCTGCTGCGCCCCCAGGGCACCGTGATCGACCTGGCCTTCTACCAGTCCGGGGCGGACGAGGTCCGGCTCGGCGAGGAGTTCCACCACAACGGGCTGTCGCTGCGCTGCGCCCAGATCGGGCGGGTGCCGCGCGGGCTCGCCCCCACCTGGGACCGGGAGCGGCTCTCCGCGGAGACCATCGAGCTGCTGCGGCAGTACGGGGACCTGGTGCGCGAGCACCTCGTCACGGCGGTGGTGCCCCTCGACGAGGCGCCGGCCCTGCTGATCGATCTGGCCGAGCGCCGCCGGCAGGAACTCCAGGTGATCCTCAGCGGCTGA